A stretch of DNA from Granulicella pectinivorans:
GGCGGTGTTGCCGGTGGAGATGGCGGTGGCCAGACCGTTGGTGTCGATGGTGGCGGTGGCGGCCGATGTATTCCATGTAACTGAGTTGGTTACATTTTGTATGGAGCCGTCGGAGTAGTTGGCGGTTGCGGTGAACTGCTGCGTCTGGCCTGCTGCCAGCGATGGATTGGCGGGTGTGACGGCTATGGACGTCAGGGTTGCGTTGGCGGCGGTGACGGTGAGGGCGGTCGATCCGGCGATGAGGTTGTCTTGAGCGGCGATCATGGTGTTGCCTACGGCTACGCCGGTGACGAGACCTGTGGATGAGACGGTGGCGGAGGCCGGGATGGTGGAGGTCCAGGTCGCGGTGTTGGTTACGTCCTGGGTTGAGCCGTCGGAGTAGTGTGCGGTGGCGGTGTATTGCTGCGTGGTAGCGGTGGCGAGAGCTCCGTTGGCCGGGGCCACGGTGATGGACGTGATGAGGATGGGAGCGAGGTTTGTGGTGAGGGTGGTTGTGCCGTTGAGAGTGCCGGACTGGGCGGTGATGATCGTTGTGCCGGGGATCTCGGTGAGGGCGAGGCCGCCGGAGGAGATGAGGGCTGCGTTGGTGTTGGAGGAGGTCCAGGTGACGGAGGCGGTGATGTCCTGTGTGGTGCCGTCGGTGTAGATGGCCGTGGCGGTGAACTGTTGCGTCGTGCCACTGGTGAGGGTTTGGTTGGCTGGCAGGACCGCGATGGTTGTGACGGTCGCGGGGGTGACCTGCACGGCGGGCGTGGTGATGGTCTGGCCCTGGAAGGTTGCGGTGAGCGAGGCTGAGCCTACGCTGGCTCCGGTGGCGAGGCCGCTGCGGTCGACGGTGAGGACGGCGGGGTTGGAGCTGGACCAGGTGACCTGCGTGGTGAGGTTCTGTGTGCTCGAGTCGGTGTAGGTGCCGGTTGCGATGAACGGTTGGGTGGTGCCTTTGGCGAAGGATGGCGTTGGGTTGGGTGTGATGGCGATGGCGGTGAGGGTGGCGTTGGTGACGGTGACGGGGAAGGTGGCGATGTCGCCGCCGGTCGTGACGGTGACGAGGCTGGTGCCCGGTGCGATGCCGCGGACGAGGCCAGTGGTGGATACGATGGCGGCGGCGGGGTTCGAGGAGGAGAAGGTTGCGGTGGCAGTGAGGTCCTGGGTGGTGCCGTCGGAGAAGTGTCCGGTGACGGCGACCTGCGCGGCGGTGCCGGCGGCGACCGTGGGGAAGGAGGGGTTGAAGGTGACGAGGAGTAGTGTGGCGTTGGTGACTGTGAGGCTGGCGGGGCTGGCGGATTTGCCCTGGAAGGAGGCGTTGATCTGGGTGGTGCCGTTGGCGATGCCCATGGCAAGACCGTTGGCGTCGATGGCGGCTGCGGCTGGATTGCTCGTGGTCCATGCGACCTGCGTGGAGAGGTCCTGGGTGGTGCCGTCGGTGTAGGTTCCGGTAGCGGTGAACTGCCTGGTTGTGCCCTTGGCTAACTGTGCGGATGCCGGCGCGATGAGGATGCCGGTGAGCGTGGCAGGCGTGACGGTGACGGTTCCGGTGGAGGCGGCGGTGCCGTTCAACGAGGCGGTGATGCGTGCGGTGCCGATGCCTCCGGATTGCGCGAGGCCGGTGGCATTGATGGTGATCGCCGCGGGATTCGACGAGGTCCATATGGCCTGGGTGGTTATGTCCTGCGTGGTGCGGTCGGAGAGGGTGGCGATGGCGGTGAACTGGGTGGTGGTGCCGTTGGCGAAGCCGAGTGTGTTGGGGTAGATGGCGATGGAGGCGATCGTCGCGGGGGTGATGGTGACGGACTGTGTGGTGGCGGTCTGGTTGGCTGCGGTCACGGTCACCTGCGCGATGCCGCTGCCCATGCCGGTGGCGAGGCCCGCACTGGTGATGCCGATGATGCCGGTATTTGAGGTGGTGAAGCTGGCGGCGTTGGTGATGTCGTGGGTGGTGTGGTCGGAGTATGTGGCGGTCGCGGTGAACTGTTGTGTGGTCCCTTTTGCGAACGATGCGGATGTGGGCGCGACGGCGACGGAGACGATGGTTGCGGGGGTGATCTGCGCCGTGGTGGTCGCGGTCTGGCCGTTGATGGTGGCGCTGATGGCGACCGTGCCTGTGCCAGTTCCGGTGACGAGGCCGGTGGGCGATACGGTGGCTACGGACGGGTTTGAAGAGAGCCAGACGGCCTGGGTGGAGAGGTTCTGGGTGGTGCCGTCGGTGAAGGTCCCGGTGAGGGTGAACTGCTGGGTGCTTCCGCTGGCAAAGCTGGCTCCGCTGGGGCTGAGGGCTACGGACTGAAGGGTTGCGGCAGAGACGATGACCACGGCTGCGGACTGCATCCCGCCGAGTTGCGCGGTGACGTTGACGGTGCCGGGAAGGACGCCAGTGACGAGGCCGGTGGGCGTGACGACGGCGTTGGTGAGGGAGGAGCTGCTCCATGTGGCGGCAGAAGTGAGGTTCTGCATGCTGCCGTCGGAGTAGGTCCCGGTGAGGGTGAATTGCAGCGTGGTTCCTGCGGCGATGTGGCTGCTGGTGGGGGACACGGCGATGGAGACGAGGGCGGGGGGTGTTGTGCCTCCTCCGCTGCCGGCTGGACTGATGGCGACGGTGAAGGTCTGGGTGACGGTGCCGAGCTGTGCGGTCACGGTGACGCTTGTGGTGGTTATGGTGGGGTATGCGGTGGCGATGCCATGGACGTCGATGTTGAAGACGGCGGGATTCGAGGAGGCCCAGGTGATCTGGCTGGTGAGGTCCGAGGTCGTCCCGTCCTTGTAGGTGCCGGTGGCGGTGAGTTGCTGGGTGTTGCCTGTTGTGAGGGCCAGGTTCGTGGGTGTGACTGCGATGGAAATGAGGACGTCGCTCTGGACCTGGAGGGAGCTGCTCGCGGTGATGCCGTTGAAGGTCGCGGTGATGGTGGAGGTGCCGATGCTGGTTGCGTCAGCGAGGGCATCGTCCCCGATGCTGGCGACGGTGGGCGCGGAGGAGTGGAAGAGTGCGTCCAGCGTGAGGGGCTGGGTGAAGCCGTCAGAGAAGGTTCCGGTGGCGGTGAACTGCTGTTGGCCGTAGCGCCTGATGGTTGCGGTCGCAGGCGTAAGCGCGATGCCGGCGAGGGTGGCATGGGTGACGGTGACGGGTGTGGTGGTGGTGAAGAGTCCATGCTGCGCGGAGACGGAGCCGAGCCCGGGACTGACCCCGAGGACTTCGCCGTTGGCAAGGACGTCGGCGATGGAGGGCGTGGGCGCGGACCAGATGGCGTCGTAGGCGAGGTCTTCGGTGGTGCCGTCGGAGAAGGTGCCGAGCAGCGTGTACTGGCGATGGATGGAGACGGGAAGCTCTGTGTTGCCGGGGATGAGCGCGGTGGAGAGAAGGGTGGCTTGGGTAATGGTGAGGGGTGCGGTTGCGGTCTGGGAGCCAAAGGTCGCGTTGACGTTGACCTGCCCGGACTTCATGCCAAGGGCGAGGCCGTTGTTGTCGATGGAGGCGATGGTCTCGTCGGTGGTGGCCCAAAGTACGTCGTGGGTGAGGTCCTGCAGGGTGCCGTCGGAGAAGAATCCTCTGGCAGTAAAGAGGTGTCCGCTGGTGGTGGTGACGATGGCGCTGTTGGGGGAGAGGATGAGTTTGGTTAGGGCTGCGTTGGTGACGGTGACGGCGAGGGTCTGGGTGATGCCTGACAGTGTGACGGAGAGGGTCGCCGTGCCGGGCTTGCCGCTCTTGACGCGGCCGTGGCTGTCGACGGTGAAGACTGTGGGATCCGAGGAGCTCCAGACGGCAGAGTCGCTGATGCTGGTGAGGGAGCCGTTCGAGAGGGCTCCGAGCGCGTTGAACTGCGTGGTTGTTCCGAGGGCGAACTGCGTGGGGTTGGGCAGGATCTGGATGGACTTGAGCGTCGATGCGGAGGTGCTGACGTTGACGGTGGCGCTCTTGCCGAGCGCGGTGCCGGTGACCTGGGTGTTGCCCGTGCTGAGGCCGTAGGCTGCGCCCTGGTTGTCAATGGAGAAGACGGTAGAGTCGGCGCTGGACCAGGTTGCGAGCGTGGTGAGGTCGTGCGAAGAGCCGTCGGCGTAGACGCCGATGAAACGAAGCTGCTCGCGCGCGCCGCGGATGACGATAGGGTCAGGGATCTGGATGGCGGTGGAGATCAGATCGCGGGGCAGGACCTGGAAGCCATCCGTGTGGGCGGTAAGCCCGCCGAAGCTGGCGGTGAACTGGACGTCTCCAGCGGCCACACCCTGGGCGACGCCATTCGATGCGATGGTGGCGATGGCGGGGTCGGAGCTGTGCCAGTTCGCGGTGAGCGAGAGATCCTGATGCGAGCCGTCGGAGAAGGTGCCGGTGAGGATGAGTTGCTGGACGGCGCCTACAGGGAAGAGGTCGCGGGTGGCGGTGATTGCGAGGCCGGTGATGGTGGCGGGGGTGACGATGACGGTGCTCTGGCTCTGGAGGCCGGCGTAGGAGGCTTGCAGGGTTGCTGTGCCGGGCGCGATGGCGATGTCCATGCCGGATGGGCCGACGGCAACGACGGATGTGGCGCTGGTGCTCCATGTAACCACACTGGTTACATTTTGCTGCGAGCCGTCGGAGTAGAGGGCGAGCGCGGTGTGGAGCTCGGCGGTTCCGGCCGCGACGCTACTACTGGTGGGCTGGACGATGAGCGCGGTGACGGTGGCGGAGGGAGTGATGGAGGCGTTGGTGGTTTGGGTGATCGTGCCGGATTGGGCGGTGATCGTTGCCGTGGATGCAGTCCGGGTGTGGGAGAGTGTGGCGAGGCCGGAGGCGTCGATGGCGAGGAGCGATGGGCTCGACGAGGTCCATGCAACGGAATTGGTTACATTCTGGGTGGATCCGTCGGCGTAGGTGGCGGTCGCGGTGAACTGCTGTTTGGTACCGGCCTGGATGCTGGGGTTTGCCGGGGCAATGGCGATGGATGCGAGGGGCGGGTCGGAGACGGTGCCGGAGATGGTCACGGTTTTGCCGCCGTTCGTGGCGGTGATGACGTAGGTGCCGGGGGAGAGGGCGGTGAGGAGGCCGGAGGCGCCGATCGTCGCGACGGAGGCGGGGAGGACGCTCCATGTGGCCGACGACGTCACATTTGCCGTAGTGTTGTTCGCATAGGTAGCAGCAGCGGTGTACTGCTGGGTGGCGTTGGTGTAGATGCTTGCGCTGGCGGACGAGAGGGCGAGCGCGGTGACAGATGGCGCGCCGATGGAGACGCCGAAGGTTCCGGTTGCGGTGCTGAGGGTTGCGGTGACTATGGCCGAGCCGGCGCTCATGCCGGTGAGCAGTCCGCTGGTACTGACGGTGGCGATGGATGGAGCGGATGAGGTCCAGGTGACGGTGGCGGAGATGTCTCTCGCTATGCCTGCGATGTCGTACTGGGTGGCGTGGAGCTGCGTGGTGGAGCCTGCACTGACGGATGCGTTGTCCGCATAAATGGTGATTGCGCCGCCTGTGTACGGGTGTCCTCCACCGCAGCCGAGGACGAAGGCGGCGAGGAAGGAAAGCACGGACGACAGGACGAGGCGGACAAAGGAATGCTGCTTGCGCATGAGTGGAGGCTCCCGTCCCGTGTATCGGCGTGGTGGGGGAGAGCATGAGAATTTGTTCCGCCGGATGTGATCGCTGCGTGTGGTGCGCCGAGGGCTGCGCGGCAGAAACGTTGGGCGAGAAGAAAATTTCTTGATCGGCTATGATGCTGCGGTCAGGAGAGATTGCCATGAATCTGTCGCGAAGAGAGTTTGCCCGTCTGGCTGGGGCTGCCGCTGTGGTTCCATTTGCTCCGTCCGCTGCGTTTGCGCAGGGTGGAGCTGCAAAGAAGATTCGTTACTGCGTGGTGGGGCTGGGGCGGATCTCGCTGCAGCACTTCATGCCAGGAACGAAGATGGGATCGCTGGGAGAGATTACGGCGATCGTGAGCGGGCATCGCGACAAGGCGCTGAAGGTTGCGGCGGAGTATGGTGTGCCGGAGAGCTCGATCTACAGCTACGAGGACTACGACAAGATTCGCGATAACCCGAACATCGATGCGGTGTACATTGCGCTGCCGAACTCGATGCATGCGGAATACTCGATTCGTGCGGCAAATGCCGGCAAGCATGTGCTGTGCGAGAAGCCGATGGCGAATACGGTGAAGGAGTCCGAGGACATGATCGCGGCGTGCAAGGTCGCGGGCAAGAAGCTGATGATCGCCTATCGATGCCAGCTTGTGCCGACGTTTTTGCATGCGCGCGATCTGGTGCAGAAGGGATCGCTGGGGACGATCCAGGCAGTGGAAAGCGCGAACGGATTCAACATCGCGAAGGGCGAGTGGAGATGCAATCGCAAGCTTGCGGGCGGCGGGCCTCTGATGGATGTGGGGATCTATTCGCTAAATGCCTGCCGCTTTTTTCTCGGTGAGGAGCCGGTGGGGATCAATGCGTATACCTCAGTGATCGACCATGACGGGCGGTTCGACGAGGTGGAAGAGAATGTCGTTTGGACGATGAAGTTTCCCTCAGGAGTGCTGGCTTCGTGCTCGTCGACGTACGGGGCTTCGATGGAGGGGATCATCCGCGTGCATGGATCGAAGGGAACGTTGACGCTGACACAGTTTGGGTACCAGGGGATTCATCTGCAGGCGCGGATCAATGGGGTGAATCGAGGGGATCCACCGCAGATGATCGACGACCTGGAGGAGGAGAAGGATCCCGCACAATTCGCGAGGGAGTCGGATTATTTTTCGAAGTGCATTCTGGATGGATTACCGGTGGGGCCCTCGGGTGAGGAAGGCCTGAAGGATATGAAGGCAATGATGCGGATCTATGAGTCGGCTGCGAAGAATGCATGACAGGACACGCGTGCTTAGGCTATTTGGCCTAGCCATGACACTCACCATTTGACTGTGGCTCTTAGGGTGATGTGCCCATAGGATGGCGTGACACGGGATCTGAACTGCGGTGCGACGGTCCTGCTGTCGATGCCGAGGGCCGGCGGTTTCGCGGTGGCCGCCGGATTCGGTGCCTGCACGGTGCGTTTCGACAAGGACGAACGGCGGGAATGCGCCGATAATGGGCAGATGGAGAATGTTTCGACTATGCTGACTCGCCGCACTCTGGTTCGTATGATGGCTGCCACTGCAGTTCTACCCGCAACCGTTGAGGGCTTTGCCGCCGTGAAGAAGACACGCCTGTTGATTGGCACCGGGACCGGTGGCAAGAGCAAGAGCAAAGGGATCTATGTCGCTGACTTCGATGCGACGACTGGTTCTCTCGGCGAGATGACCCTGGCTGCGGAGCTGGAAAGCCCGACCTGGATCGCGGTCGACCGGCATCAGCAGCACCTGTTCGCGATCAGCGAGGTGAAGAAGGGCATGGTGACGTCGTTCGCCGTGAACAAGGGCAGCGGGGTGACGCTGACCAAGGTGAATGAGCAGTCGGCGGAAGGTTCAGGGCCAGCGCATGTGGGCGTGAATCGCGATGGAAAGAGCGTCTATGTTGCCAACTATGGCAGCGGTAGCCTGACTTCGTACGCCGTGGATAAGGCCGGGACGATCTCGCCTTCGATATCGCATTTTCAATACAAGCCGGTGGACGGCCTGCCCGAACACGCTCATCCCCATGCGCATGAGGCGACGCCCTCTCCGGATGGCAAGTTCCTGTTGGTGAACGACCTGGGCTCGGACCGGATCATGATCTACCGGATCGACCAGAAGACGGGCAAACTGACGGAGAACACGCCGGCATTCTGGCAGGGGCGGCAGAAATCGGGGCCTCGCCACCTTACGTTTCATCCGAACGGCAAGTGGGTCTACAACGTGAATGAGCTGGACTCCACGGTCGACCATCTTGCGTGGGATAAACATACGGGCACGTTGACGACGATTGGGTCGTTTGTGTCGACGCTGGAGCCCGACTTTCCGAAGAATACGGCTTTCTGTTCGGAGATTCTGACGTCGAAGGATGGACGGTTCTGCTACGTGGGAAACCGCCGGAACGAAACGGTCGCGATGCTTTCGATCGACCATAAGACGGGCGCGGTGAAGCTGGAGCAGGTGATCGAGCACGGCGGTAAGACAGCGCGGCATGTGACGCTCGATCCTACGGAGAAGTTTTTGCTGGTGGCCTGCCAGGATTCGGCGCAGGTGTCGGTGATGGCGCGGGATGCGGTGACGGGCAAGCTGTCGGGCCCGGTGAAGCTGTTCCCGATCGATAGTCCGCAGTGTTTGGTTTTTGTTTCCTAGTTGGCTTTTCAGGAGAGACGATGCCCGTAAGTGCGAATCCCCCGATGATCGACCGTGCTGACCCGCGGTTCGAATTGCTGAAGAAGGGCAACAATGCGCGGTTTCCGGACCCTGCGGTGCCTCCGCCATCCAAGATTGCCGTCTGCGCGGATGGGGCGGAGTGCGCGGCTGCGCTGCAGCAGATTATCGCCGCCGGACTGAGACCGACGGTGAGGTCCGGTGGTCATGGCTATGAGGACTTCTGGCAGAACAACCCGGGCGGCGTGATCATCGACTTGTCCACGCATGACACGGTGGACAAGGGCAAATACGGCTATCGCGTGGGCGCGGGCACCATGCTCGGCGTGGCGTATGCGCAACTCTATAAGAAGTATGGCGTCACGATGCCGGGTGGTAGCTGTTATGCGGTAGGTGCTGGCGGACATATCTCGGGCGGCGGATACGGGGTGCTCTCACGGCTCTTCGGCCTGACCTCGGATTGGGTCACGTCCCTCGATGTTTTGACGGTCGACGCGCACGGCAAGGTGATTGAGCGGCATATCGACAAGGATCACGATGCGGATCTCTTTCGGGCCTGCCGCGGTGCGGGCGGCGGGAACTTCGGCATTATTACGAACTTCTACTTCGAGAAGCTGCCGACGGCTCCGAGCCAGGTGGCGGATGCGGGCGTGTCGTTTGCCTGGGAAGACATGACGGAAGTGAAGTTCACCAAGTTGCTGCAGCGTTACGGCGATTTCTTCGAGGGGCGCGGCAAGGACAAGGATACGTGGGGGTTATTCACCTTCTTCGGCGTGAGCCCGGCATCCGGTCCACAGGCGCGGATCGGGATGCATGCGCAGTTCTGCAATCCTGACGGCACGGCGAGGGATGTCGCGGTGCTGCATGAGTTCTTCGATTTGTTTCGGGATTTGAATCCTTTGCCGAATGGGGGTGGTGGTGGACGGAATGGTCAGACCATGGCTCCTGTGTTGCAGAATAAGGACGGACGACCCTACGACATCAGCTACCGGCACTGGTATGAGGCCACGGTGAACGGTGGGGTCGGCGGTGGGAGCCGGGGCAAGTACAAGTCGGCGTATATGAAGCAGAGCTTTTCGGCGGAGGAGTGTGCGGCGGCGTACAAGTTCATGAAGTCGCCGAGCGCGGGTGCGATGGGGTCAGTGATGGCGATCGACTCGTATGGCGGCGCGGTGAACGATCCGGCCCGGCTGGCGGATACTTCGGTCTCGCAGAGGGCTTCGATCATGAAGCTGCAGTACCAGTGCTATTGGCGGGATAAGGAGCAGGATCCGATCCATCTGAAGTTCATGGACGATTTTTACACGTCGATCTATACGGGGCCACAGGTTGGACCGCAGTACCAGGGCACGCCGATGGGACCGCGGTTCGAGGGGTGCTACATGAACTACTCGGACGCGGATATGCTGCGGTACAAGTTCTGGCCGGAGCTGTTCTACGGGACGGGCGACCTGTATCCGTTCCTGATCGCGGTGAAGAAGAAGTATGACCCGAACAATGTGTTCCACAGCTCGATGAGCGTACGGGCCTAGGAGGCGACGATGATCTGGACGCGGCGTACGTTTGTTTCGGCTCTGAGCGCGGCGGCGGTGGTTGCGCCGAAGTTTTCCTCCGTTGCGGTTGCCGAGGCTCCGAGTGGGAGTTTTCGCGCGTTTGTGGGGGCTTCGGATGGGACTGTGATGGCTTACCGGGTCTCCGATGGGGCCTGGAGGCAGGATGGCGCTGCGGTGGTGGCGGCCAGTCCGCGTGGGCTCGCGCTGCATCCCACGCTGCCGGTGCTGTATGCCACGGATGCCGTGGACGGGCATGGGGATCGGCCGCGGGGGAGTGTCGCGGCGTTCCGCGTGACGGGTTCGGGGCTTGCGGCGATGAATGTGGAGGGGATGGCGCTTTCGGCGACCGCGCCCTCGCATCTTTCGGTCGTGGACGACGTGCTGCTGGTTTCGTCGGCGGGCGGAGGGGCCTACAACGCGTTCGGGCTGGCAGAGGACGGGGCTTTGCTGCCGGTGGCTTCGGCTCTGAAGCAAATTGGGTCCGGGCCGCATGTCCTTCAGGAGAAAGCACATCCACATGCTTCCGTGGCTGGAGAGCTGGGCGCGTATGCCAGCGATTTCGGCTCGGACCGGGTGAATCACCTGGTGTTTACGGAGGGGATCGCTTCGGTGGCCAGCCGGGTTTCGCTGCCGGCGGGGAGCGGGCCTGGGCATCTGGTGCTGGCGGGATCGCACCTGGTGGTCGCTTCGCGGCTTTCGGCTGGGCTCACGGTGTTGCCGGTGGATCAGACCTCCGGGCGGCTGGAGGCGGCGGTGCATGCGCTTCCGGTGGCTTTGGCGGAGTGTGGACCTCTGGCGGTAAATGGCTCTGGGAATAGGATTTATCTGGCTGGTGTGGACCATGCCGGGGAGACGGTTGTGGCTTCGTTCGGACTTTCTTCCGGTGGGCGGCTGCGGGCTTTGCAGAGCGTTACGGTTGCGGGTGCGGGGCGGCCGGAGCAGATGGTGCTGGCGGGCAAGGAGTTGCTGTTGGCCGGGGCTGGTGGGGTGAGCCGGATTCCGGTATTTGCTGGACGGCTTGGGGAGGGTGCTTTGGTGCTTCCCAAGGCTGGTGCGGTTAGCCTCGTTGTTGGCTAGAGGTCGGACCTCCGGTCTGAAAAGTGGTATGAAAGTGCACCGGTTTCGGTGCACTTTTTCTTTTGCCCGTATCGTGGTGATCTAAAGGGGTTACGGGTGGCCGGTGCGGAAATCCCCATGTTTCTCCAGGAGCACTTTGGATGGTAAAACGTGGCAAAAGTACGGAAAATGTGGACAGAATGCTACTTTTTCCGTGTTTGGCAAAAGTGGTCTGTTTTTGTTCGATGATCGGACAGATAGCTCGGTTAGCGACCGGAGCGAGGGTGGCCAGGTAGAGATTCCAAAGCGGATACGTACAGGCGATGGCAACGGCAACCGCAACCGCAACGGGCTATGCGTTGCCATTGGGTTTGAGGCGGGCCGACCGCATCCTTTCGATGATGCCGAAAGGATGCGGCACCCATCCGGATGGTTCTGTCTTGGTTTGGTTTTGGGCTAGCGGGCGTTCAGGCCGTCTACGAGGGAGTTGCGGTAGGCACCGAAGGCTGGGATGAGCCCCAGGATAGCGGCTGAGACGAGCGTGGCGGCGGCGTAGAGTTCTACGCGCGGGCTGAGGCCAACCTGGGCGATGGGGAGGCCGAAGTGGGTCTCGATGGTGGTGCGCAGCGCGTAGAG
This window harbors:
- a CDS encoding lactonase family protein; translation: MIWTRRTFVSALSAAAVVAPKFSSVAVAEAPSGSFRAFVGASDGTVMAYRVSDGAWRQDGAAVVAASPRGLALHPTLPVLYATDAVDGHGDRPRGSVAAFRVTGSGLAAMNVEGMALSATAPSHLSVVDDVLLVSSAGGGAYNAFGLAEDGALLPVASALKQIGSGPHVLQEKAHPHASVAGELGAYASDFGSDRVNHLVFTEGIASVASRVSLPAGSGPGHLVLAGSHLVVASRLSAGLTVLPVDQTSGRLEAAVHALPVALAECGPLAVNGSGNRIYLAGVDHAGETVVASFGLSSGGRLRALQSVTVAGAGRPEQMVLAGKELLLAGAGGVSRIPVFAGRLGEGALVLPKAGAVSLVVG